One part of the Rothia sp. ZJ932 genome encodes these proteins:
- a CDS encoding FHA domain-containing protein yields MASEITVTLLRFAFLALLWLFVFMVLAAARRDLGIGRNLRAARTPEVAPSASVAPASDPTPVAPPPARATQLTIIDGAQAGAVMRLGDSPITIGRADDIEVALQDDYASGHHARLFPQGSRWFLEDLGSTNGTFVGDTRLTRATAIDIGTDFRVGHTTMRLKA; encoded by the coding sequence ATGGCATCTGAAATTACCGTCACTTTGTTGCGCTTCGCATTTTTAGCTTTGCTGTGGCTTTTTGTCTTTATGGTGCTCGCGGCTGCCCGCCGCGATCTCGGTATTGGTCGCAACTTGCGTGCCGCACGGACGCCCGAGGTAGCTCCCAGCGCCAGCGTAGCACCTGCGTCCGACCCTACGCCGGTTGCACCGCCACCTGCCCGCGCTACCCAGCTCACTATCATTGATGGTGCCCAGGCTGGCGCCGTGATGCGATTGGGGGACTCACCCATTACTATTGGTCGCGCCGACGATATTGAAGTGGCACTGCAAGATGATTACGCGTCGGGTCATCACGCGCGTCTTTTCCCGCAGGGTTCGCGCTGGTTCCTTGAAGATTTGGGGTCAACCAATGGCACTTTTGTGGGCGACACCCGCCTGACGCGAGCAACCGCCATTGATATTGGCACCGACTTCCGCGTTGGTCACACGACGATGCGGTTGAAGGCATAA
- a CDS encoding PP2C family serine/threonine-protein phosphatase codes for MNIAFRFAARSDVGMVRSKNDDSAYAGHYLAIVADGMGGHVGGDVASATTVLDLTPLDRTGYSGSAGIYLADEIQTANMIMNELVSLNPALGGMGTTCTALLIDGGRIELAHIGDSRAYRLRDGNFEQITTDHTFVQRLLSEGRITREEAENHPHKNVIMRVLGDVDASPELELQTLDAQVGEKWLLSSDGLDNCVSLEEIEAVLRSTSDLKQIVDTLTDLTLQRGAPDNVTLVALQVIAEDTLSQAITAPQPIIPVRKYDDSGTHVGVHPVPAEDIIDVDAAEQASEYHHKIPWRRRLPSDAKLRNALRHGKWRGESFSDGVLNVMTQTAGVDERPVNAEESSASVLRTELKERPHQLVGSAANATQTGKIPAVAERTVQQRATLAQTATLQSQEKTAELPEDFRALLEGEDNEDPRPRWAVRIFAAILTLAVLAATVWSGLSWISNRYYVGVNNNKVAIYSGVPQSVGPIHLYELLDETSIEVDTLPEYSQSLLHNTITATDRQDAERIVDNLNQQVIRRAPTPGTVTTVMPEPSASAPSEPKAPETQTTDAGVRSETTQGGQ; via the coding sequence ATGAATATTGCCTTTCGATTCGCGGCACGCTCAGATGTGGGTATGGTGCGCTCCAAAAACGATGACTCTGCGTACGCTGGTCACTACCTAGCTATCGTTGCTGATGGCATGGGTGGTCACGTGGGCGGTGACGTTGCGTCAGCCACCACTGTTCTTGATCTTACCCCGCTTGATCGCACCGGTTATTCGGGGTCTGCCGGCATCTATCTGGCTGATGAGATTCAAACAGCCAATATGATTATGAATGAGCTGGTAAGCCTCAACCCTGCCCTCGGTGGTATGGGTACCACCTGCACGGCTCTACTGATTGATGGCGGACGCATTGAGTTAGCTCATATTGGTGATTCTCGCGCGTACCGTCTGCGCGATGGCAACTTTGAGCAGATTACTACCGATCACACTTTTGTGCAGCGCCTACTCAGCGAGGGGCGCATCACCCGCGAAGAAGCAGAAAATCACCCCCACAAAAACGTGATTATGCGCGTTTTGGGTGACGTGGATGCTTCCCCCGAGCTTGAACTTCAAACCTTGGACGCGCAGGTTGGCGAAAAGTGGCTTCTTAGCTCAGACGGTCTTGATAACTGCGTCAGCTTAGAAGAAATTGAGGCGGTACTGCGTTCTACCAGTGACCTCAAGCAGATTGTCGACACTCTCACTGACCTCACCCTTCAGCGCGGAGCGCCCGATAATGTCACTCTGGTGGCGTTGCAGGTGATTGCTGAGGACACGCTGTCGCAGGCAATTACTGCCCCACAGCCTATTATTCCTGTTCGGAAATATGACGATTCGGGAACACATGTGGGTGTTCACCCTGTTCCTGCTGAAGATATCATCGATGTCGATGCCGCAGAACAGGCGTCCGAATACCACCACAAAATTCCCTGGCGACGACGCCTGCCCAGTGATGCCAAACTACGCAACGCCCTGCGCCACGGAAAATGGCGTGGCGAGTCTTTCTCTGACGGCGTGCTGAACGTGATGACCCAAACCGCGGGCGTTGATGAACGCCCGGTCAACGCAGAGGAATCATCGGCGTCCGTCCTGCGCACCGAGCTGAAAGAACGCCCGCACCAGCTGGTGGGGTCTGCGGCTAACGCCACCCAGACCGGGAAGATTCCCGCGGTTGCTGAACGTACTGTGCAGCAGCGCGCCACTCTGGCGCAGACTGCGACTCTCCAGTCGCAGGAAAAGACCGCTGAGCTACCCGAGGATTTTCGCGCCCTGCTTGAGGGTGAAGACAATGAAGACCCTCGCCCTCGCTGGGCGGTGCGAATTTTCGCCGCCATATTGACCTTGGCGGTGCTGGCAGCAACCGTTTGGAGCGGTCTGAGCTGGATCTCAAACCGCTATTATGTAGGCGTCAACAACAATAAGGTTGCTATTTACAGCGGCGTCCCCCAGTCGGTGGGTCCCATTCATCTGTACGAGCTGCTCGATGAAACTTCTATTGAGGTAGATACTCTGCCGGAGTACTCGCAGTCGCTACTGCACAACACCATTACGGCTACTGACCGTCAGGACGCCGAGCGTATTGTTGATAACCTCAATCAGCAGGTCATCCGTCGCGCGCCTACCCCTGGCACCGTTACCACCGTGATGCCTGAACCCAGCGCGTCCGCACCAAGCGAACCTAAGGCACCTGAAACTCAGACTACCGATGCAGGGGTTCGGTCCGAGACAACGCAGGGAGGTCAGTAA
- a CDS encoding FtsW/RodA/SpoVE family cell cycle protein: MSTQAVPRSRAITGFVLSAFAVALCPLAMWLIDAELIAAGDTRWRTATITLAVGTLVIYLVSFFRARYADPLILPLVVALNSVGLAMIYRIDLTTSADAGESQVMWTGVAMGAAMLVLVALKNHRVLRKVTYISLAVSIVLLLLPLIPRLGLEINGARIWVSVAGRTFQPGEIAKITLAIFFAGYLSTHRDLILLAGKRVGPVRLPRFKDLAPMFIAWLVSIGVLVFQRDLGSAILFFGLFMAMLFLATGQITWIALGLLFVAAGGFLAYNFISHVHYRISSWIHAFDPEVYNQPVGGSGQIVQGVFGLASGGLFGRGWGSGRPDLVAYSNSDMIVTALGEELGLLGLGAILMVFLLLVSRGFRAALGVRDAFGKLLAAGLSAVIVLQLFVVIGGVTRLIPLTGLTTPFMSAGGSSLLANWVIAALLIAISHSARAPQVVDAFSDQDAVAGSIAASEGHEGATSVISRISDEQANAAGGGR; the protein is encoded by the coding sequence ATGTCTACACAAGCAGTACCGCGTAGTCGCGCTATCACCGGGTTTGTGCTGAGCGCTTTTGCTGTTGCTTTGTGCCCGCTGGCGATGTGGCTTATTGATGCTGAGCTGATTGCTGCCGGTGATACCCGCTGGCGCACGGCTACCATCACCCTGGCGGTGGGCACCCTCGTTATCTATCTTGTTTCTTTCTTCCGCGCGCGTTACGCTGATCCGCTCATTTTGCCCCTCGTGGTGGCATTGAACAGCGTTGGATTGGCAATGATTTATCGCATTGATTTGACTACCAGTGCGGACGCGGGTGAGTCGCAGGTGATGTGGACGGGTGTGGCGATGGGCGCTGCAATGCTTGTGCTAGTGGCTTTGAAAAACCACAGGGTTCTGCGTAAGGTCACGTATATTTCTTTAGCAGTATCTATTGTGCTGCTCTTGCTTCCGCTTATTCCCCGCCTTGGTCTTGAAATTAATGGTGCGCGCATCTGGGTGAGCGTGGCGGGTAGAACCTTCCAGCCCGGTGAGATTGCCAAGATCACCCTGGCTATATTCTTTGCTGGCTATCTTTCGACGCACCGTGATTTGATTCTGCTTGCTGGTAAGCGAGTTGGTCCCGTCCGTCTGCCCCGTTTCAAAGATTTGGCACCTATGTTCATCGCGTGGCTGGTGAGCATCGGTGTTCTGGTGTTCCAGCGCGATCTTGGCTCGGCAATTCTCTTCTTCGGCTTGTTCATGGCGATGCTGTTCCTGGCAACCGGGCAGATTACCTGGATTGCTCTGGGTTTGTTGTTCGTTGCTGCCGGCGGTTTTCTCGCCTACAACTTCATCTCCCATGTGCATTACCGCATCTCGTCGTGGATTCACGCTTTTGACCCCGAGGTCTATAACCAGCCGGTGGGTGGCTCTGGGCAGATTGTGCAGGGTGTTTTTGGTCTTGCCTCTGGCGGTCTATTCGGACGCGGCTGGGGCAGCGGACGTCCTGACCTGGTTGCCTACTCCAATTCAGACATGATTGTTACCGCCCTCGGTGAAGAACTGGGTCTTCTGGGTCTGGGCGCGATTTTGATGGTCTTCCTCCTGCTGGTATCAAGGGGTTTCCGCGCGGCACTCGGTGTACGCGATGCTTTCGGCAAGCTTCTGGCGGCTGGGCTTTCAGCTGTTATTGTTCTTCAGCTCTTCGTCGTTATCGGCGGGGTTACCCGTCTTATTCCGCTGACCGGTTTGACGACCCCTTTCATGTCGGCAGGCGGTTCTTCTCTTCTTGCCAACTGGGTGATTGCGGCTTTATTGATTGCTATTTCGCACTCGGCGAGGGCACCGCAGGTGGTTGATGCTTTCTCAGATCAGGACGCTGTGGCGGGCTCCATTGCCGCCTCCGAAGGTCATGAGGGAGCAACTTCTGTGATTTCTAGAATTTCAGACGAACAGGCAAACGCTGCAGGAGGTGGCAGATAA
- a CDS encoding penicillin-binding protein 2, translating to MNKAIRRLWIVSACVFALLLGALTYIQFFESKNLMANQWNSRQLYDSYGAQRGSIVVGGVEIASSVPSDDGYNYQRVYAQPEMYASLTGYFSSVYGTTGIESAMDKELSGTADEQFYDRISQMFSGSSAQGATVELTIDPVLQKTAWNLLRGHKGAIVALNPKTGEILAMASSPSYDPNDLSSHNSAEVIENYAALNQDPSNPLHNRAIAGNTYAPGSTFKIIDAVAALESGKYTAESVIDNPQNLPLPNTNISLPNYVNGQCSTRAQATIEWALAQSCNTPFAQIAMALGQDKIAQTAQNFGYGQKLSIPLSVSQSVFPQNMSDDQLALASIGQYDVKTTPLQVAMMSAAIANEGKQMKPNMIASVKSHNLNSLYEFSSEQLRTSTSPEIAAQVKDWMVNDVENGIASGAAVNGVEVAGKTGTAEIGDTGSNNAWFTGFAPADDPQIAVAVVYEDVDAVTGASLTSPAGKALFEAVLN from the coding sequence ATGAATAAGGCTATTCGCAGACTCTGGATTGTGTCTGCCTGCGTCTTTGCCCTCCTGCTGGGAGCGCTTACTTACATTCAGTTTTTTGAGTCAAAGAACCTCATGGCGAATCAGTGGAACAGTCGCCAGCTCTATGATTCCTACGGGGCACAGCGCGGTTCTATTGTGGTCGGCGGCGTTGAGATCGCTTCTTCGGTGCCTTCTGATGATGGTTATAACTACCAGCGAGTGTATGCCCAGCCAGAAATGTATGCGAGTCTTACCGGCTACTTCTCTTCTGTGTACGGCACCACCGGCATTGAGTCTGCCATGGATAAAGAGCTTTCAGGCACCGCTGATGAGCAGTTCTATGATCGCATTTCGCAGATGTTCTCGGGTAGCAGTGCCCAGGGGGCAACTGTTGAGCTAACCATCGACCCTGTCTTGCAAAAAACTGCATGGAACCTTTTGCGGGGTCACAAGGGAGCCATCGTGGCGCTCAACCCCAAGACCGGTGAAATCTTGGCAATGGCGTCCTCACCTTCTTACGACCCCAACGACCTGTCTTCGCATAACAGCGCTGAAGTCATTGAAAACTATGCGGCACTGAATCAAGACCCCAGTAACCCCCTGCATAACCGCGCTATTGCCGGTAACACCTATGCACCGGGTTCCACCTTCAAAATTATTGACGCTGTGGCAGCCCTGGAATCGGGCAAGTACACGGCAGAGTCTGTGATTGATAACCCCCAGAACCTGCCCCTGCCCAACACAAATATCAGCCTGCCCAACTACGTCAACGGTCAGTGTTCAACACGCGCCCAAGCCACTATCGAGTGGGCTTTGGCGCAATCGTGTAACACCCCCTTCGCTCAGATTGCAATGGCTCTAGGGCAGGATAAGATAGCTCAGACGGCGCAGAATTTTGGGTACGGTCAAAAACTCAGCATTCCCCTTTCGGTTTCGCAGTCTGTCTTTCCCCAAAATATGTCTGATGACCAGTTGGCTTTGGCATCAATTGGTCAGTACGACGTAAAAACTACTCCTCTGCAGGTCGCTATGATGTCAGCTGCTATTGCTAATGAAGGCAAGCAGATGAAGCCCAACATGATAGCGTCTGTGAAATCTCATAATCTAAACTCACTGTATGAATTTTCCAGTGAGCAATTAAGAACTTCTACTAGCCCAGAAATTGCTGCGCAGGTTAAGGATTGGATGGTGAACGACGTGGAAAACGGCATTGCCTCGGGTGCCGCCGTCAATGGCGTTGAGGTAGCTGGTAAGACCGGTACCGCCGAGATTGGTGATACCGGTTCTAACAACGCGTGGTTCACGGGTTTTGCTCCGGCGGATGACCCTCAGATCGCTGTTGCAGTAGTTTATGAAGATGTAGATGCAGTTACTGGTGCTTCGCTCACCTCTCCGGCGGGCAAAGCTCTTTTTGAGGCGGTGTTGAACTAG
- a CDS encoding protein kinase: MRPSVDTTLGGRYDLTERIAIGGMGEVWKARDKVLGRIVAVKILKEEYTGDPGFLERFRAEARHTALLNHPGVANVFDYGEEDGSAYLVMELVPGEPLSNIIEKEKRLASDRILNIIAQTARALAAAHAQGLVHRDVKPGNLIITPDERVKVTDFGIARLADQVPLTATGQVMGTAQYLAPEQATGQQATGHSDMYSLGIIGYECLAGKRPFTGESQIAIALAQVNDPPPPLPQDVPAPAAALIMCLLSKDPQQRPETATALASAVDAIRRRDVPAAIKAVPSLVAFLPQGAETSATEVMPPATKVAPTARFGSGARFAPKPTTAALPEVGVSGSAAAPAASAPRPAPVKKSSLWGWVSLFLAVILLGLLGGFFLLNNKDDDSSPAQSSSTAPTPSGTVSTVSSAPATEEPAPNQNEAQRVSIRSSDYTGRALDDVINDLTALGFSTKTEGIVSDEENDTVLSITPTGSLKSGSTITVTYSTDPESVVLPNDLEGRNADEVISEITDMGINVQLHMRQTNSADPNTVLRTSPSSGSRVEIGSSVDVYVAQTPATASASATPSAPAAPAGTKNSGAAADPSASANAPGSVATEPSSAPSENNG; this comes from the coding sequence GTGAGACCCTCTGTTGATACGACGCTCGGTGGTCGTTACGACCTGACTGAGCGCATTGCCATTGGCGGAATGGGTGAGGTCTGGAAGGCTCGCGATAAGGTTCTTGGTCGCATTGTGGCGGTTAAGATTCTGAAAGAGGAATATACGGGTGATCCGGGTTTCCTCGAGCGTTTCCGCGCCGAAGCGCGTCACACTGCCCTGCTAAACCACCCCGGTGTAGCGAACGTCTTTGACTACGGTGAAGAGGACGGCTCTGCTTATCTGGTGATGGAGCTGGTGCCGGGTGAGCCGCTATCTAACATCATTGAGAAAGAGAAGCGTCTTGCTTCAGACCGCATTCTCAATATCATTGCCCAGACTGCTCGCGCTCTGGCGGCTGCTCACGCGCAGGGTCTGGTTCACCGAGATGTGAAACCAGGCAACCTCATTATCACTCCGGACGAGCGCGTTAAAGTTACTGATTTCGGTATCGCTCGTTTGGCTGATCAGGTTCCTTTAACTGCGACAGGTCAGGTGATGGGTACTGCCCAGTACCTCGCGCCCGAACAGGCGACGGGACAGCAGGCAACCGGTCACTCCGATATGTACTCTTTGGGCATTATTGGCTACGAGTGTTTGGCGGGTAAGCGTCCTTTCACCGGTGAGTCACAGATTGCTATTGCGCTGGCTCAGGTAAACGACCCGCCACCCCCGCTACCGCAGGATGTTCCGGCGCCCGCTGCTGCGCTCATTATGTGCCTGCTGTCCAAGGATCCCCAGCAGCGTCCTGAGACTGCTACTGCTTTGGCTTCTGCGGTGGATGCGATTCGCCGCCGCGATGTACCGGCAGCCATTAAAGCTGTGCCTTCCTTGGTAGCTTTCTTGCCGCAGGGTGCTGAGACAAGCGCTACCGAGGTAATGCCACCGGCAACTAAGGTTGCGCCTACTGCGCGTTTTGGTTCCGGTGCTCGTTTTGCACCGAAGCCGACCACTGCGGCACTGCCCGAGGTGGGCGTATCCGGTTCAGCTGCTGCGCCTGCGGCATCTGCACCTCGACCCGCGCCGGTCAAAAAGTCTTCACTCTGGGGTTGGGTATCGCTGTTCTTGGCGGTCATTTTGTTGGGTCTATTGGGTGGGTTCTTCTTGCTCAATAACAAGGATGATGATTCATCACCCGCGCAGAGTTCAAGCACAGCCCCGACCCCGTCGGGCACCGTCTCAACGGTAAGCTCAGCACCTGCAACTGAAGAACCAGCTCCCAACCAAAACGAGGCGCAGCGAGTTTCAATCCGCAGTAGTGACTACACCGGCAGGGCACTTGATGATGTCATCAATGACCTCACGGCGCTAGGTTTTTCAACCAAAACCGAGGGAATCGTTTCAGATGAGGAGAATGACACCGTCCTCTCTATCACCCCGACGGGTTCACTCAAGTCGGGCTCAACGATTACCGTCACCTACTCCACCGACCCTGAAAGCGTCGTGCTGCCCAACGACCTTGAGGGACGTAACGCTGATGAGGTCATTAGCGAAATTACAGACATGGGCATTAACGTCCAGTTGCATATGCGGCAGACAAACAGTGCAGACCCTAACACTGTGCTTCGCACCTCGCCTTCTTCAGGCTCACGCGTTGAAATTGGTAGTAGTGTAGATGTTTACGTGGCGCAGACACCTGCAACTGCTTCGGCATCTGCGACTCCCAGTGCGCCTGCAGCTCCTGCTGGAACCAAAAACTCCGGTGCAGCAGCAGACCCTAGTGCTTCAGCGAACGCCCCTGGGAGCGTTGCGACTGAGCCTTCTTCAGCCCCTTCAGAGAACAACGGATAA
- the pknB gene encoding Stk1 family PASTA domain-containing Ser/Thr kinase, with product MELNIPDTVDQRYSVGEVIGSGAMATVYAATDNRLGRQVALKVLRPEIARDEAARVRFAREGESVASLNHAGIVAVYDTGSVSVEDSGEQVEVPYLVMELVHGKSLRDVLRGGGVSVADAAVYGVQLMDALDCSHSAGVIHRDVKPGNLMVLEASDDDRKQGIPGRIKVMDFGIARAAMEGEPLTQANMVLGTPRYISPEHASGAAVDERSDVYSAAVVLYEMVAGRAPFTGDVASDLLSKHLSEDPKAPSFYAKREVPVELDRVILKALSKDPASRYQSAAEFRNALVHATHSLLPTSILENLDNAPATTAFTPVETPIPTSKPGVGAAMGAGAVAASSAATPASASSATPPTGEVAGLGSIFTDAQDEYSREEVLEYGRDEELLRKSRRRRAWGRFLSGLIIFLLAASCIGIVLYYNNKLNEVPTVAVPSVTGQMQAEAENTLRNAGLQVEHIEDFSDNVPRGQAIGTVPVVGTAVDENSMVTLKVSKGNEQIKVPGDLAGQSEAYVREALTKANLVPGRVSTVNDPTIPAGLVVAVEPGEGESVKAESTVNIVLSTGKVEVPDLVGLTRDQAIAALTGPDTLLSTNIENVQTTSAPAGTVMSQSAAPGTSIEQGSTVTIRIANAPTPTAAAAPATPSAPAASNAPSAAPSAPANPNAPAGNAPPAPSATASAANRAPAAPSTAATGGANR from the coding sequence ATGGAACTGAATATTCCCGACACTGTTGACCAGCGTTATAGCGTTGGTGAGGTTATTGGTAGCGGCGCTATGGCTACTGTGTATGCGGCTACCGATAATCGGTTGGGCCGCCAGGTGGCGTTGAAGGTTTTACGCCCAGAGATTGCCCGTGATGAGGCTGCGCGTGTGCGTTTTGCCCGTGAGGGTGAATCAGTTGCCTCACTGAATCATGCTGGCATCGTGGCTGTCTACGATACTGGTTCTGTTTCTGTTGAAGATTCAGGTGAGCAGGTTGAGGTTCCTTACCTGGTCATGGAGCTGGTACACGGTAAGTCTTTGCGCGATGTTTTACGCGGTGGAGGGGTCTCTGTTGCGGATGCCGCTGTTTACGGTGTGCAGTTGATGGATGCCCTAGATTGTTCCCACAGTGCCGGGGTGATTCACCGCGATGTGAAGCCCGGTAATTTGATGGTGCTTGAGGCAAGCGATGATGATCGCAAGCAGGGCATTCCCGGTCGTATTAAGGTTATGGACTTCGGTATCGCTCGCGCGGCGATGGAGGGTGAGCCACTGACTCAGGCAAATATGGTGCTGGGCACCCCTCGCTATATCTCACCGGAGCACGCTAGTGGCGCTGCTGTTGACGAGCGAAGCGATGTTTATTCTGCTGCCGTGGTGCTGTACGAGATGGTTGCTGGGCGCGCACCGTTTACCGGTGATGTTGCCAGTGATTTGTTGTCTAAGCATTTAAGCGAGGATCCGAAGGCTCCGAGTTTCTACGCTAAGCGTGAGGTTCCCGTTGAGCTAGATCGCGTCATTTTGAAGGCTTTGAGTAAGGATCCCGCGAGCCGTTATCAGAGCGCTGCGGAGTTCCGCAATGCTTTGGTGCATGCTACGCATTCTTTGTTGCCCACGTCTATTCTTGAAAATCTTGATAACGCTCCGGCAACAACCGCTTTTACCCCTGTTGAGACTCCTATACCTACCAGCAAGCCGGGTGTCGGCGCTGCTATGGGTGCCGGGGCGGTAGCTGCTTCCAGCGCTGCAACCCCTGCTAGCGCGTCCTCAGCTACTCCTCCCACCGGCGAGGTAGCAGGTTTAGGCAGTATCTTCACGGACGCGCAGGATGAGTACTCCCGCGAAGAAGTATTGGAGTACGGACGCGATGAGGAGCTGCTGCGCAAGAGCCGCCGCAGGCGCGCGTGGGGCAGGTTCCTCTCTGGTCTGATTATTTTCTTGCTGGCCGCTTCGTGTATTGGCATTGTGTTGTACTATAACAACAAGCTGAACGAGGTTCCCACCGTTGCTGTTCCTTCGGTGACCGGGCAGATGCAGGCGGAGGCTGAGAATACTCTGCGTAATGCTGGTTTGCAGGTGGAGCACATCGAGGATTTCTCGGATAACGTTCCCAGAGGTCAGGCAATCGGCACTGTCCCCGTGGTGGGTACCGCTGTTGATGAAAACTCTATGGTGACTTTGAAAGTTTCAAAGGGTAACGAGCAGATTAAGGTTCCCGGTGATTTGGCGGGTCAGTCTGAGGCTTATGTTCGTGAGGCTTTGACTAAGGCTAACCTTGTTCCCGGTAGGGTTTCGACGGTAAATGACCCCACTATTCCTGCTGGTTTGGTGGTGGCTGTTGAGCCGGGTGAGGGTGAGTCTGTGAAGGCTGAGTCCACCGTGAACATTGTGCTGTCAACCGGTAAGGTTGAGGTTCCTGATTTGGTGGGTCTGACTCGCGATCAGGCGATTGCTGCCTTGACTGGTCCTGATACTCTACTGAGCACCAATATTGAGAATGTGCAGACAACCTCGGCACCGGCTGGTACCGTGATGTCGCAGAGCGCGGCACCGGGTACGTCCATTGAGCAGGGTTCCACGGTGACTATTCGTATTGCGAATGCTCCTACTCCTACCGCAGCTGCGGCACCGGCTACGCCCAGCGCACCGGCGGCTTCTAATGCTCCGAGTGCAGCACCTAGCGCACCGGCTAATCCTAATGCACCGGCAGGCAATGCGCCTCCGGCTCCGAGCGCGACTGCTTCAGCTGCTAATCGTGCGCCTGCTGCGCCCAGCACGGCGGCAACCGGTGGCGCTAACCGCTAG
- a CDS encoding aminodeoxychorismate/anthranilate synthase component II: MTKILVIDNYDSFVFTLVGYIQQLGAETTVVRNDEISVEEAIALAENHDGVLVSPGPGAPADAGVIIDVIRWAKDARKPLLGVCLGHQAIAEAFGATVSHAPELMHGKTSSLVHEGDSVFKNLPSPFTATRYHSLAVEPETVPAELRVTSRTDNGIIMGLAHTEAPLHGVQFHPESVLTEGGYLMLGNWLEEVGGIAGVAERASALSPLVSE, translated from the coding sequence ATGACCAAAATTCTTGTCATCGATAACTACGACAGCTTTGTGTTCACCCTAGTGGGCTACATCCAGCAACTGGGCGCCGAAACAACGGTTGTACGCAACGACGAAATCAGCGTTGAAGAGGCTATTGCTCTTGCCGAGAACCACGACGGCGTACTCGTATCACCCGGCCCCGGTGCCCCCGCCGATGCTGGCGTCATCATCGACGTGATTCGCTGGGCTAAGGACGCGCGCAAACCCCTTCTCGGGGTCTGCCTGGGTCACCAGGCAATAGCTGAAGCCTTCGGCGCTACCGTCTCACACGCGCCCGAACTCATGCACGGCAAAACCTCATCGCTGGTACACGAAGGCGACTCAGTCTTCAAAAACCTACCCTCACCCTTCACCGCTACCCGCTACCACTCCCTTGCCGTCGAACCCGAAACGGTGCCAGCAGAACTGCGCGTCACCTCTCGCACCGACAACGGAATCATCATGGGTCTAGCCCACACCGAAGCGCCCCTGCACGGAGTACAGTTCCACCCCGAATCAGTACTCACAGAAGGCGGCTACCTCATGCTCGGTAACTGGCTCGAAGAAGTAGGTGGCATTGCCGGGGTCGCCGAACGCGCGTCCGCACTCTCACCCCTAGTCAGCGAATAA
- a CDS encoding class E sortase: MNTAATGRSGFHRAAPARTAGQWSVQIIGELLLTLGFILLLFVAWQLWWTNIAANSAQQDAVSSLTQEFKQAAASALSDASGQVEDGGTSTDNANSADPASTDTVNFDPTNPPVATGADAYGQAYGVIYIPRLGESYQRPIAEGTGNDVLDTLGLGHYEGTAQPGEVGNFALAGHRQTNGAVLDRIDKLQNGDKIYVQTIDGYYTYTVYQSHIVLPHQVEVIAPVPNEPGAEATERTLTLTTCHPRYGDTERYIVHASFDGWQPLAAGAPQDIASTVEGS; the protein is encoded by the coding sequence ATGAATACAGCAGCAACAGGGCGCTCCGGCTTTCACCGGGCTGCCCCTGCTCGCACCGCAGGGCAATGGTCTGTGCAGATCATTGGAGAGCTGCTGCTCACCCTCGGTTTCATACTGCTTCTCTTTGTTGCCTGGCAGTTGTGGTGGACGAATATCGCCGCCAACAGTGCCCAGCAGGACGCGGTCTCCTCCCTCACCCAGGAATTTAAGCAGGCGGCAGCGTCCGCACTCTCCGACGCATCGGGGCAGGTCGAGGACGGCGGTACCTCCACCGACAACGCGAACAGTGCAGACCCCGCCAGTACCGATACCGTAAACTTTGACCCCACCAACCCCCCGGTGGCAACAGGTGCGGATGCTTACGGTCAAGCCTACGGAGTCATCTACATACCGCGACTGGGTGAAAGCTACCAGCGCCCCATCGCCGAAGGCACCGGTAACGACGTCCTCGACACCCTAGGACTCGGTCACTACGAAGGCACAGCACAGCCGGGCGAAGTCGGGAACTTCGCGCTCGCAGGTCACCGCCAAACTAACGGAGCGGTGCTTGACCGCATCGACAAGCTGCAAAACGGCGACAAAATCTACGTTCAGACTATCGACGGCTACTACACCTACACCGTCTACCAGTCTCACATTGTGCTACCCCATCAGGTAGAGGTTATCGCACCCGTACCCAACGAACCCGGCGCTGAAGCCACCGAGCGCACCCTGACCCTCACCACCTGCCACCCGCGCTACGGAGACACCGAACGTTATATTGTTCATGCCAGCTTTGACGGCTGGCAGCCTCTTGCCGCTGGCGCACCCCAAGACATCGCATCAACTGTGGAAGGAAGCTAA
- a CDS encoding cell division protein CrgA: protein MASGSKKAAESGMDEEVQLRRVAREMSQDQFASPTPLWYRVIMFGLMIIGVLWIMTYYISQTLYPIASIGAWNLVVGVGLMMIGLIMTTRWR from the coding sequence GTGGCATCAGGTAGCAAGAAGGCAGCAGAGAGCGGCATGGACGAAGAGGTTCAGTTGCGCCGTGTGGCACGCGAGATGAGCCAGGATCAGTTCGCCTCACCCACTCCCCTGTGGTACCGCGTCATCATGTTTGGCTTGATGATTATCGGCGTTTTGTGGATTATGACCTATTACATTAGTCAGACTCTTTACCCCATTGCATCTATTGGTGCGTGGAACCTTGTGGTGGGTGTGGGTTTGATGATGATTGGTCTGATTATGACAACTAGGTGGCGTTAG